One Hemitrygon akajei chromosome 11, sHemAka1.3, whole genome shotgun sequence DNA segment encodes these proteins:
- the rbm12 gene encoding RNA-binding protein 12, protein MAVVIRLQGLPIVAGTMDIRHFFSGLTIPDGGVHIVGGELGEAFIVFSTDEDARLGMMRGGGTIKGSKVSLLLSSKTEMQNMIELSRRRFETGNVDMPPVGSSRPGPPSNTSLSGRGNLPTTMANLNTPTMVTTTSSLHEGLSSKNVPTFSAASVGSTPSSLNPTFSSPGFTMGSTMTSSMPPLNTMNSVPPLPPLPPLPTMPSLPPMPSIPPIGILPTLPPVPPLPPIAPLAPIPPMPPIPPIPSLPPMPMNAGSTLPLGSSGPSGMNGSGSALGISSSIGSMYMGPLGSLNPLHPLNSHSSLSKGPPPINPDDLYVHVNGLPFAAMESDMREFFHGLRIDAVHMMKDHLGRNSRDAMVKFYGPSDTFEALKRHGKMMMGQRFANVFPATERQWLNATAGFSVPKSMGPPPSLGLYGQNLPPFHTSRSESPSRRERSRSRSPHEKEYCVYLKGLPYEAENKHIMEFFNKLEVIEDSIYIAYGPNGRATGEGFVEFKNPTDYQAALCRHKQYMGNRFIQVHPITKKAMLEKLEIISKRTHSFVQSEQKREVSVKSEEACGSPKVYGHIWNIPYNVTKGDMFQFLEGIGLAENGVQILVDCNGQGLGQALVHFLNEEEAQKAERLHRKKLNGRNAFLQLITLEQKQEMETNPPFQTKGQKGTSQGSLDSPFLPSVGGEKMFSPSGSSANLNGPAPPFNPMSSFSGSSTLFGPGSVPTSGVSGNTGDGPVGGTTFGSSSASNFPTPGVEPTFGSGPLSTNSPTVVKVQNLPFKVSVDEIVDFFYGYRVIPDSVCLQFNEQGMPTGEAMVAFESCDEAMSAVVDLSDRPMGSRKVKLVLG, encoded by the coding sequence ATGGCCGTGGTCATCCGCTTGCAGGGTCTCCCCATTGTGGCGGGGACAATGGATATCCGCCATTTCTTCTCTGGATTAACCATTCCTGATGGTGGCGTACATATTGTAGGTGGTGAACTTGGTGAGGCTTTCATCGTTTTCTCCACAGATGAAGATGCGCGGCTTGGTATGATGCGTGGTGGGGGCACAATTAAAGGATCCAAAGTGTCACTCCTACTGAGTAGTAAAACTGAAATGCAAAATATGATTGAGCTCAGTCGTAGGCGTTTTGAAACTGGTAATGTGGATATGCCCCCAGTGGGTTCCAGCCGGCCAGGGCCACCTAGTAATACTAGTCTGAGTGGAAGGGGTAATTTGCCTACAACTATGGCTAATCTAAACACTCCCACCATGGTTACCACCACTTCCTCATTACATGAGGGCTTGAGCAGTAAGAATGTGCCGACATTTTCTGCTGCCAGTGTTGGAAGTACGCCCTCGAGTCTCAATCCCACTTTCAGTAGCCCTGGGTTTACTATGGGATCAACCATGACTAGCAGTATGCCACCATTGAATACTATGAACTCTGTACCCCCTCTGCCACCACTTCCTCCTTTACCTACAATGCCATCACTACCACCTATGCCTTCAATTCCTCCAATTGGTATTTTGCCAACACTGCCACCAGTGCCTCCCCTTCCTCCCATAGCGCCGCTTGCTCCTATCCCCCCCATGCCACCTATACCCCCTATACCAAGCTTGCCACCTATGCCTATGAATGCAGGTAGCACTCTCCCTTTAGGAAGCTCTGGGCCCAGTGGAAtgaatggctctgggtctgctcTGGGCATCAGTAGTAGCATAGGTTCCATGTATATGGGTCCTTTAGGTTCCTTGAACCCCCTTCACCCCTTGAATTCCCATAGTTCATTGAGTAAAGGACCACCACCCATCAATCCAGATGACTTGTATGTCCATGTAAATGGGCTGCCATTCGCTGCAATGGAATCGGATATGAGAGAATTTTTTCATGGACTTCGAATTGATGCAGTGCACATGATGAAAGACCATTTAGGACGCAATAGCAGAGATGCCATGGTGAAATTTTATGGCCCCTCGGACACTTTTGAAGCTCTGAAACGACACGGGAAAATGATGATGGGTCAGCGATTTGCCAATGTCTTCCCTGCAACAGAAAGACAATGGTTGAATGCTACTGCTGGCTTTAGTGTACCCAAAAGCATGGGCCCTCCACCAAGCCTAGGGCTTTATGGACAAAACCTGCCACCGTTTCACACATCGCGGTCTGAATCTCCAAGCCGACGCGAGCGATCCCGATCACGTTCTCCTCATGAGAAGGAGTACTGTGTCTATTTAAAAGGTTTACCATATGAAGCTGAAAACAAGCACATCATGGAATTCTTCAATAAGTTGGAGGTCATAGAAGATAGCATCTACATAGCTTATGGACCTAATGGAAGAGCAACTGGTGAAGGGTTTGTGGAGTTTAAAAATCCCACTGATTATCAAGCAGCATTGTGTCGTCATAAGCAGTACATGGGTAATCgtttcatccaggtgcaccctattaccaaaaaggcaatgttagaaAAGCTGGAAATTATTTCAAAAAGAACACACAGTTTTGTGCAGAGTGAGCAAAAGAGAGAAGTATCAGTGAAATCAGAGGAAGCATGTGGTTCACCAAAAGTATATGGCCACATATGGAATATACCATATAATGTAACCAAAGGTGACATGTTTCAGTTTCTGGAGGGTATTGGACTTGCAGAAAATGGTGTCCAGATTCTTGTTGATTGTAATGGTCAAGGACTGGGGCAAGCACTTGTTCATTTCTTAAATGAGGAAGAAGCACAGAAAGCCGAACGACTGCATCGCAAGAAACTAAATGGACGCAATGCATTTCTGCAACTAATCACTCTTGAGCAAAAGCAAGAGATGGAGACAAATCCACCATTTCAAACCAAAGGTCAGAAGGGTACAAGCCAAGGCAGTCTCGATTCTCCTTTCCTCCCAAGTGTTGGAGGAGAGAAAATGTTTTCTCCTAGTGGTAGTTCAGCTAATCTTAATGgccctgcaccaccattcaaccCCATGAGTTCATTTAGTGGATCAAGCACCCTATTTGGTCCTGGATCAGTTCCTACATCTGGGGTGAGTGGAAATACTGGTGATGGTCCAGTGGGGGGAACTACATTTGGAAGCAGCAGTGCAAGTAATTTTCCTACACCAGGGGTTGAGCCGACATTTGGAAGTGGTCCCTTAAGCACCAATAGTCCAACAGTTGTTAAAGTTCAGAATTTGCCCTTTAAAGTGTCTGTGGATGAAATAGTGGATTTCTTTTATGGCTACCGTGTTATTCCAGACTCTGTGTGCCTGCAGTTCAATGAACAAGGCATGCCTACAGGTGAAGCAATGGTTGCTTTTGAGTCCTGTGATGAAGCAATGTCAGCAGTTGTTGATCTCAGTGATAGACCAATGGGCTCACGGAAGGTTAAACTAGTTTTGGGATAA